In Buchnera aphidicola (Hyadaphis tataricae), the genomic stretch TTTATTTCACTAACTGTAATCACTATATGTATGCTCCTTTTTTATAAAATTTATATATAATATAAAGATTATACATATAATTTTACAGAAAAATATTATTTAAATGAAAAATGTTATTCAAAATGAAAGCATCTTGTTGTACAAATTGATCATATTGATTTAGTAGCATTTTTTAAAATACTAGAAAACGTTTTTATTTTTTTAATCATTGTATTTTCTTGAGTTAAATTTTTTTCAATAATATTAATGATTGCAGATCCACATATTACACCCGATAATCCTGAAAACAGTGCTTTTTGTATTTGAACAGGATTAGAAATACCAAAACCTTGTAATAATGGTATTGAATTATATAATTTTATCTTTTTTATGATTTTTTTAGAAAGTGATAATGTGTTGTTTTCTACTCCAGTGACACCAGGTCTAGACAAGACATAAATATATCCCTGAGCAAGTAAAGATATTTGATATAAAAAATTATCATCTGCATCTGGAGGACATATAAATATAGAATCAATATGATATTTATTTGCAGTGCTATAAAAAATTTTTGATTCTTCGATTGGTACATCTGCTATTAAAACTGAATCAACTCCAGCATGACGACATTGATAGTAAAAACTTTCAATTCCTTGATTATAGATTAGATTGGCATATATTAAAATACCAATAGGTAGATTAATATGTTTTTTTCTTACTTTTTGAATGGTTTCAAAATATTGAAAAAAATTGTTTTTTCTAGATAAAGCACGATAATTTGCTTTTTGAATTGTAGGTCCATCAGCTAAAGGATCTGAAAAGGGTATCCCTATTTCTAATGCATCTGCACCATTTTTTATTAAAACTTCAATAATTTTTATTGACGTTTCTAAAGATGGATCTCCTAAAACTATATATGGAACAAAACAACCTTCTTTTAAATTTTGCAATTTTTTAAACATGTCATCATATCGTTTCATCTGTCTTTCCTTGTTTTTTTAAAGCATCATGTACTGTAAAAATATCTTTGTCGCCGCGACCAGACAGATTGACAATAAAAATTTGTTTTTTTTCTGGAAACATGTTCATTAATTTACATGCATACGCTAATGCATGAGAAGACTCTAATGCAGGTATAATTCCTTCCTGTTTACATAAAATTTGAAATGCGACAAGAGCCTCTTTATCCGTAATAGATACGTATTGAACACGATTGATGCTTTTTAACCAAGCGTGTTCTGGACCAACAGATGGAAAATCTAATCCAGCCGAGATAGAATAAGATTCTTTAATTTGCCCTTCTTTATCTTGCATTAAATAAGATTTCATTCCAAAAAAAATACCAGGTCGTCCATGTTCTAAAGGTGCTCCATGTTTTTTTGTATTAACTCCATAACCTCCTGGCTCTACACCAATTAAATTTACTTTTTCATTAATAAAATCTGAAAAAATACCAATAGCATTTGAACCACCTCCAACACATGCAATAATTGCATCTGGTAATTTTTTTTCTTTTTCTAAAATTTGTTTTTTTGTTTCTTCGCCAATGATTTTTTGAAATTCTCGAACAATAGTTGGATAAGGATGCGGTCCTGCTGCCGTGCCAATCATATAATGAGCATCTTTATAGCTGTTAGACCAATCGCGTAATGCTTCGTTACATGCGTCTTTTAAAGTACCAGATCCATTTTTTACTGGTATCACTTCTGCACCCATTAATTGCATACGAAAAACATTTACATTTTGTCTTTGAATATCTTTATAACCCATATAGATTCTACACTTGAGATTTAGTAAAGCACAAGCTATGGCTGTAGCCACTCCATGTTGTCCAGCTCCAGTTTCAGCAATAATTTCTTTCTTTTTCATTTTTATAGCTAATAAAGCTTGACCTAACACTTGATTTGTTTTATGTGCTCCACCATGAAGTAAATCTTCTCTTTTAAGATAAATACGTGTATTCGTATTTTTAGTTATATTTTTGCATAATGTTAATGGTGTTGGTCTTCCGGCATAGTTTTTTAACAAATGAAAAAATTTTTTATGAAAACTAGTATCGTTTTGTGCCTTTACAAAATACTGCTCTAATTCTAACAAGGCCGGCATTAATATTTGAGGAACATACATGCCGCCAAATTCACCAAAATAAGGATTTAATAAGGTCATCGAATATATATTCCTATATTTATTAAAGATGATTTTATACAAAATATCTTAATTTTTGAAAAATCAATTTAATTTTGTTGTGATCTTTAACACCAGGACATATTTCTACACCAGAATTTAAATCTAGTCCTGAGCAATTTAATTTAGATGCTTCAATACAATTATTAGGATTAATTCCTCCTGCTAAGATCACATTTTCTAAAATATGATTTTTTAAAATTGACCAATTAAAAACAGTATTAGTTCCTCCTAAACCAGAATCAAAAACATACATATTTACATGATTCCAATTGATGCTTGGAAATGTTTTATCAATGGAAAAAGCTTTCCAAATGTTAATTTGTTTAGGTAGAGTTTTTCTCAATGTTTCAATATATTTTTTATCTTCTTTTCCATGTAATTGAACCGCATGTAAAGCAAGTTTTTCAGCAATATTAACTACAATATTAATATCTTCATTTTGGAATACACCTACATATCTTAACATATTTTTTAAAATAATATTTTTTGCTTGCTTATCATCAACTTTTCTTAAAGATGTTTTTACAAAAATTAGTCCTCCATAAAGAGCACCACATTTTTCTATTATTTTTGCATCATTACTATGAGTTAATCCACAGACTTTATTATTTCCAAAAATTAAAGAACGTACACCTATTTCTAATGTTTTTTCAGTCATTAAATGTGATCCGACTAAAAATCCATTGACAAATTTACTTAATTTTTTTATTTGACTATATTTTTTTATTCCAGATTCACTAATAATTATAATATCTTTAGGAATTAAAGCAGACAAGTGAGCAGTCCGATTTAAGTCAATAGATAAATCATGTAGATTACGATTATTAATTCCAATTATATTAGCTTTTAATTTAATAGCTCTACTTAATTCAGCGACATTGTTTACTTCAGTTAAGATTCCCATATTGAGTTCTTGTGCTAATTTTGATAATTCTTGATATTGTTTATCTTCTAAAATAGACAACATCAACAAAATCGCATCTGCATTATAATATCTAGCTAAATATACCTGATATACATCAACAAAAAAATCTTTACATAGAATCGGTTGATGTGCATATTGTTTTACTATATTAATAAAATCAAAATTTCCATCAAAATATTTCTCATCAGTCAACACAGAAATAGCAGAAGCGTATTTTTTATAAACCTTAGCAATATTAGTGAGATTAAAGTTTTTTCTAAGCACACCTAAAGAAGGAGATTTTTTTTTACATTCTAAGATAAAAAACGGTTTTTTATCTTTTTTTAAAGTGTGATAAAAGTTACGTGTTTGTGTATTAATTTTTCTTTGAAATTGAATTAATGGTTGTTGATGTTTTCTAAATGAAATCCACTTCATTTTATTTTTTATGATTTTTTCAAGTATTGTTGCTTGCATATTGATCTTCTTTTAACATGTTAGAGACTTTAATTATGTACTTATAAACTTCACCACTACGAATTTTATTTAATGCTAATTGGGTGTTATATTTTAAATCTTCAAATCCAAATATTTTTAACAACATCGCTACGTTTACAGCTATCAGTTCTTCATATAATTTATTACCCTTGCCTTGCATTATTTGTTTAATTATATGATAGTTTTCTTCAGGAGATTTTTCTTGAATCATTTTATTTTTATGCACATTTAAACCGAAATCTTTTGGTTCTAATTCATATGAAATTATTTTTTCATTAAATAATTCACTAACATATGTAACGCCATTTAATGTCACTTCATCAGTGTCGTTTCCGTGTAATACTATACCTCTTTGACATTTTAAATTTTTTAAAATGTGAATGAATAAATTAATTAATTTTTTATCATAAACACCTATTACAAAAAACGGCGGTGATGCAGGATTCAGAAAAGGTCCTAGCAAATTAAAAATAGTTCTAGTTTTTAATGTTTGACGAATGTTTTTAACATATTGAAAACTGTGATGATATTTAGGTGCAAACAAAAAACAAATATTCAATATGTCTAAAGTTTTTCGCGATTGACTTGAAGACGCATTTAAATTTATATTGAATTTTTCTAGTATATTCGAAGAACCTGATTTACTTGACACTCCTTGATTACAATGTTTAACGATTTTTAATCCACAACTAGCTGCTACAAAAGCACTGGCAGTAGAAATATTAATTGTATTCTTAACATCTCCCCCCGTTCCTACAATATCGGCAAAATCATATTTTGGTCTCGGAAAATATTTTACTTTTTCTAAAAGTGCAAGTATTGCTCCTACAATTTCTTCTTTAGATTCACCTCGGATTTTCATAGCAGTCAATATAGATGCTAATTCTAATTCTGTTATGCTTCCAGAAGCGATCGATTTAAAAAGTTGATAACTTTCTAATTGGTTTAAAGATTGCGAACTATAAATTTTATTCAAAATATTTCTCATTTTTGACTTTTGCTTTCCTGTTATAAAAATATTTAAATATTTTGATGTTATAAATTTTGGGATAAATAATAGTTGATTAAAATTATAAAATAATAAAAGTTAAACTATGTAATCATGTTAAATAAAACAATATATTTAAAATGCAAAACTAATACACAACTTTTTTTAAACACATGATACATTAATTGTATCTGTATTTTTGGAGTTATTTAAAAATGAACAAACTAAAGGTATTATTTTTATTTTCTTTAGTATCTATTACTTGGGGCACGACATGGATCGCGATGAAAATCGCAATTGAAACAATTCCTCCATTTTTTGCTACAGGAATACGCTTTTTGATTGCTGCTCCTTTATTAATTGTACTTGCGTTATATACAAAAACCCCTCTTTTATTTCCGATTGGACAAAGATGGTTTCAATTTTTTATTTCTATTTTTTATTTTTCTATACCGTTTACATTAATGTTATATGGAGGCGCTTATGTTAGTTCATCTACAGCTTCAGTCATATTTGCTAACATGCCTGTTGCTGTATTAATAGTATCTTTTTTATATCTAAAAAAAAAGTTGTTTTTCATACAAAAAATTGGTTTGATTATATCTTTAACTTCATTATTAATTATTTTGTTCATTGAGTTAAAAACAGAATATTTCGTACAATGGAAGGGTATTTTAGCCTTGCTTGTAGCGTTATTTAGTCATGCTGTCATTTATGCTGAATGTCAAAAAAAATCTTGTAATGTATCTGTAATTACTTTTAATGCTTTACCTTCATTATTATCTGGAATTATGTTATCTACTATTTCTTGGTTTTTAGAATCGCCAAACATTTTTGCTATTTCGAATAAATCTATTTTAGCTATACTTTATTTAGGCGATTTTTCTGGAATTTTTGGAATTTTATCATATTTTTATTTGCAAAAAAAAGTCAGTGCTTTTTATGCGTCTACTGTTTTTTTGGTTTTTCCAATAATTTCTGGTTTTTTAGAAAATTATATTTATCAAAATGTTATTTTATCATATGAAATTTGGTTTGTTTTTCCTTTATTAATAGGCATATTATTAACTTTAATATCAAGTGATTTTTCAAAAAAAAATATAAAATTTGAAAATACTAAAAATATAAAGGCATCATGAATGAGCGAAAAAATACAAAAAATTTTAGCTAGATACGGATATGGTTCACGTCGAAATATTGAAAAAATTATCAAATCTGGAAACGTTTTAATTAATAATAAAAAAATACTAATTGGTCAACGGATCGATTTAAATAATATCAATAACATTATAATTAATGGTGATAATGTTCTTATTAAAAAAAAAATTAGTACTAAAGTTTTAGTATACAACAAACCTGAAGGAGAAATTTGTACTAGAAGTGATTTTAAACATCGTCCTACAGTATTTAAAAAATTACCCATTCTTAATTGCCAAAAATGGATTAGTGTAGGAAGATTAGATTTGAATACTAGTGGTTTGTTATTATTTACAAACAATGGAAATTTAGCTAATCAACTTATGCATCCTAGCAATGAAATAGAAAGAGAATACTATATTCGTGTTTTTGGAAAAATTAATAAAAATACAATGAATATTTTAAAAAATGGAGTTAAAATCAAAGATCTTTATGTTTCTTTTAAAGATATTGAGCTTATTACAACGAACAATAGACGAAGAAATCAATGGTTAAAGGGCATCATATGTGAAGGAAAAAATCGTGAAATTAGACGTATATTTGAAACTGTTCAATGTAGAGTGAATAGATTAATTAGAATACGATATGGAAACATTTATTTGCCTAAAGAATTAAAGTCAGGACATTATTTTGAATTAAATTCAATATCAATAAATAATTTATCTAAATTAATTTCTATAAAACATTAATCAAAAAATTATTTTTTTACATTTTAAGAAGCTTCATATAATTTTAAAAGGATTAATTAAGTGAATCTGTTTATAAATTATGGATTGTTTTTAGCAAAAGTTATTACTTTTTTTATTGTTGGCGCAATAATAATTATATTCTCTTTTAAAATCTCAAAAAGAAAAAAAAATTCTAGAAGTCATTTGAAAATCACGTTATTGGAAAATAATTATAAAGACATTCAACAACAGATATTATTATCTACAATGAATGATATTGAAAGAAAAACGTGGTTAAAACAAGCAAAAAAACACAATAAAAAAATTACAAAAAACATTAGACAGGAAATATCAAATAATAAAGAAGTTTATTTTAAGAAAAAAAAGAAAATATTGTATGTAATAGATTTTAATGGTGGTGTTTATGCAAATGAAGTTATTGGATTAAGAAAAGAAATATCAGCTATACTTTCAGTTGCACGACCAAAAGACGAAGTGTTATTACGACTAGAAAGTTCCGGAGGGGTAGTGCATGGCTATGGATTAGCTGCAGCTCAATTAAATAGATTACGTCAAAGAGGTATACGATTAACGATATGTATAGATAAAGTTGCAGCCAGTGGAGGTTATATGATGGCATCTGTTGCAGATTATATTATTTCAGCGCCCTTTGCCATAATAGGTTCTATTGGTGTTGTAGCTCAAATACCTAATTTTAATAAATTATTAAAAAAATGTTTTATAGATATTGAATTACATACTGCAGGAGACTATAAAAGAACTTTAACTGTATTAGGAAACAATACAGATGCAACACGCAAAAAATTTTGTGAAGAATTGAATACAACACATGAATTATTTAAAAGATTTGTAAAAGAAATGCGTCCTTGTTTAGATATTGAAAGTGTTGCTAATGGTGAACATTGGTTTGGAACTATTGCGTTGGAAAAAAAACTAGTAGATGAAATTAATACTAGTGATTCTATATTAATATCCAAAATGAAAGAATACACATTATTAAATGTTCAATATGTTTACAGTAAAACAATGCTAGAACGTTTTGCTTCTTCAATTATAGAAAATATTAGCAAAAATTTGTTGAAAATGTTTTTTTATAAAAAACAGTTATAATATTATAACAATACCATTATTAAAAATGTTTTTTTGTGTTACTAACTAAATAAAATACTATTTGATTGTGATTTACTGGATAAAAAAAATGCAAAAATCTCTTGTTATCGTCGAGTCTCCAGCTAAAGCTAAAACTATAAATCAATATTTAGGTTGCCAGTATATAGTAAAATCTAGTATAGGACATGTTCGAGATTTACTTGCTAAAAAAAATAAAAAAAAGACAAATAAATCTATTAAAAAATGTCAAAATTCTGCTTCGAATGCTGATGAAATAAATTGTTTAATGAAAACAATAGGAATCAATCCTTACAAAAATTGGCAAGCTGAGTATCACATTCTTCCAGAAAAAGAAAAAATAATTTCCGAATTAAAAACTATATCTAATCAAGTTGATTATATATATCTTGCTACTGACTTAGATCGAGAAGGAGAGGCTATAGCATGGCACTTAAAAGAAGTTATAGGAGGAGATGCATCTAAATTTAAACGGGTAGTGTTTAATGAGATTACTAAAAAATCTATAAAAAAAGCGTTTCAAAACGTCAGCGATATTAATATACCTCGCGTACAGGCGCAACAAGCAAGAAGATTTATGGATCGCATTGTAGGTTATATGATATCACCCTTGCTATGGAAAAAAATTGCAAGAGGTTTGTCTGCAGGAAGAGTGCAATCTGTAGCGGTACGTATAATCTCAGAACGTGAACATGTTATAAAAAATTTTATTCCAAAAGAATATTGGAAATGTAATGTATCTTTATTCTTAAAGAAAGATATAAATGTTATTATGGATTTAACGCATTATAAAAATAAAAAATTTGATGTTTTTAAAAAGTGTGAATTAGATTCTTTTGCAGAAACGATAAAAAAATCTGAATTTGTAGTCAAAAGTCGCGAAGATAAAATATTACATATCACAGCTCCTACTCCTTTCATTACTTCTACTTTGCAACAATCTTCTAGCATTATTTTAGGATTTAGTGTTAAAAAAACAATGTTTTTAGCACAAAAATTATATGAAAAAGGTTATATTACTTATATGAGAACTGATTCAACTTATTTGAGTAAACATGCTATTAAAAAAGTACGATTATATATCAAAAAACACTATGGTGACAATTATTTACCAAAAATGGCTAACAAATATGCTAATTCTCAGTATTCTCAAGAAGCTCATGAAGCGATTCGACCATCAGACGTAGAAATAGAATATATAAATACAAACAATGTAAATTTAGAAGCTCAAAAATTATATACACTTATTAGAAAACAATTTATAGCATCACAAATGTCATCTGCAATATATAAATCTATTACCATTGTAGTTACAGCAGATCAATTTAAACTACAAAAAAATGAAAAAGTAATAATCTTTCAAGGTTGGAAAAAAGTTATAAAAAAAGAAAAACAAGAAACATCACGTTGTCTTTCTTTGAATATTGGTAATATATTAAATCTTGAAAAAATTATTTTTATTCAAAAGTTTACTAAACCGTTAGCGCGTTTCAATGAAGCTTCTTTAGTTCGTGAATTAGAAAAAAAAGGTATTGGAAGACCTTCTACTTATTCTTCTATTACATCAAAAATACAAGAAAGGGGTTACGTTAAAATAAAAGAAAAGCAATTATATGCAGAAAAAATGGGTGAAATTCTCACTACTAGGTTACAAAAAAATTTTAGTAATTTACTCGATTATAACTTTACAGCTAACATGGAAAAAAAATTAGATGAGATTGCTGACAATAAAATTAAGTGGACAGATGTTCTTGATGCTTTTTTTAAAGATTTTTCTAAAAGATTAGAACAAGCAAAAAAAGCTCCGGAAGAGGGTGGTATGGAATTAAATTTTGTTGTCATGACATCAATTCAATGCTCATCTTGTTGTAAAAAAATGGGTATAAAAAATGCTATGACCGGTGTTTTTTTGAGTTGTTCAGGATATGATGCACCACTCCAAGATCGTTGTAAACAGACAATCAATTTAATACCGTTAAATGATATTCATCATTCTAAAAACAACAGTGTAAAAAATATTCATCAATGCAATGAGTGTAAAATGGCAATGGATAGTTATTTAATTAATCACAAACTAAAAATTCATGTTTGTATTAACAATCCTAGTTGCATTGGTTATAAGTTAGAAGAAGGTAATTTTGATAGTCCGTCTTATTTATCCGCAATAGTCAAATGTGAAAAATGTCAAAATTATATGATATTAAAAAATGGTCGATTTGGAAAATTTTTTATTTGCATGACAAAACAATGCAAAAATACAAGAAAAGTTTTAGCTAATGGTGAAATATCAGAACCAAAATTAGAACCTATTAATTTTCCTCAATTATTATGTAAAGAATCAGATGCATGGTTTGTTTTAAGAGAAGGAATTTCTGGAATATTTTTCGCCGCAAACACGTTTCCTAAATCTCGTGAAACCAGATCTCCTTTTATATATGAATTAGACAAATTTAAAAATTTACTTCCAGAAAAAATACGTTATTTAGCTAGTGCTCCTAAAGTTGACAATAAAGGCAATAATACTATAGTATGTTTTAATAGAAAAACTAAACAATACTATATTGGATCTAAAAAAAATGGAAAACTAACAAATTGGTCAGCAATGTTTCTTGAAAAAAAATGGTGTATAATCAATAAAATAAAATAATTACATGATATTTTAGATGAAACATTGTCTTATTTTTTCTGTAATTAATCTAATAAATTTTGGGCTGCTAGTTAAATTTCCAGAATGACAATGATGATCTTCATGTCCTCCTGTAAAATCACTAATTAAGCAACCCGCTTCTCTTACTTGTAATTTTCCAGCTATAAAGTTACTGGGTTCTAAGTTGAAATCAAATAAACAATCTATTCTTCCTGCTGCCACATAAGCAGAATCGAGTACAGTAGACCCTGTTAATCTAAAAGAAACGCCAGATAAAATTAATTTTTTATATATTTGAAAATATGCAAAAGATTGATCATAAATGTAATTAGGCAGATTAACAGCAACTGTAGCATATTTTAAACTGGTAATATTAGTACATCTAGTTCTATATCCATTTAATTGAGAACCTTGCCCTTTAACAGCTGTGAATAAATCATTTCTTATAGGATCATAGATAACAGATATTTCTATCTTTTTTTTTACAATTACAGCTATAGAAATACAAAAATGTGGAAAGTTTTTAATAAAATTTTTTTTCCCGTCTAGTTCATTAACAATCCAAACTGTATTATTTTCATGTTGTTCTAATAAAATATTTTGACTTTTATTTAAGATAATATGATTAGGATAAGATTTATAAATAATTGCACTAATGGCAGTTTTTGTTTTATACATAATATTTTGTATAAAGATATTATTTTTTTCTCCATTTTCTTTTACAAACTTCTGTGTGTCATAATTTTGAATAATAATATTTCCTCCTCTTCTTACTGCACGAATAGCAATATTTAACATGGGATGCATTAAAATCTCCTAAATTTTACATTTTTTAAAATAATATCATAGTTTATTTATCTTTAATATTTTTAATCATGAAAATTTTTAATGTTAAAGATGTAATAAAAATCATTGATCATCAAAAAACATATTTTTTTTGAAAAAAAATAACACTGGATTAAAAACAATGCTTCCAATTTTTTAAAAAAAATGTGTTATATAAAATTTATTCAGGATTTGTATATGATAAATAATGAGAGTATATTAAATCGTTTAGATTCTAAAATCAATTTATTAAATTTGAATCGTCAAGAATTACATAGATTTTTAATCTCTTTAGGAGCTAAATCATTTTCTACACAACAAATAATGCATTGGATATACCATTATTATTGTAGTGATTTTAACAAGATGTTAAATATTAGTGCTAAAATAAGAAATCAATTACAAAAAAATTCTCGCATATTTGCACCAGAATTTACAGAAGAAAAAGTGTCGTTTGATGGCACTATAAAATGGATCACTGAAATAAACAAACAAAAAATAGAAACAGTGTATATTCCAGAACAAAAACGTTCAACACTTTGTGTTTCTTCTCAAATAGGCTGTCCTTTGAAATGTCATTTTTGCGCTACTGGTCAACAAGGTTTTAACAGAAATTTACAAGTTTTTGAAATTATCTCTCAAATTTGGCAAGCAAACAAACGATTACAAAAAAAAAATATCAATAATATTACTAATATAGTTTTTATGGGTATGGGTGAACCTCTGTTAAATCTAAAAAACGTTGTTTCTGCTTTAAATATTATATTAGATGAATTTGGCTTTGCTTTATCAAAACGAAAAATTACTTTATCTACGTCAGGAGTCGTTCCAGCTCTAGATAAGTTAAGATCGATGATTGACGTATCGTTAGCAATTTCTTTGCATGCATCAAATGATGTAATTCGAGATCTTATTATGCCAATTAACAAAAAATATAATATTCAGTCTATTTTAGATTCAACATTAAAATATTTTAGATCTTCTAAAGCTAATCGCGGAGGTGTCACCATAGAATACGTGATGCTAAATGGAATTAATGATGCAAATCAACATGCTGAACAATTAGCAGTGCTATTAAGAAAATTACCAAGCAAAATTAATCTAATTCCTTGGAATCCTTTTTTAGGTTCATCATTTGCATCTAGTAACATTAATAGAATCAACATTTTTGCAAATATTTTAAGAAGTAAGGGTTTTACTACAGTAATTAGAAAAAATAGAGGCAAAGACATTGATGCTGCATGTGGTCAGTTAACAGGAAATGTAAAAAATGACATTAAAAATGTAAAATATTCATAGAAAAAACAACAAAAATATTTGAATGATATACATATATTATATAGTATAAATTTTTTATTTTTCGTTTTACAAAATGCTTTATAGTTCAAAATAAACATTGAAAAAATATTCTATTGAAGTTTTTTTATTGAATATTTTTCATCTATATTTAATTTACAATAAAAATAACATGAACAAACTAAAAGTTTTTGATCGAAAAAAAACCAATCGTATTTATGTTGGACAGGTTCCTATTGGAAATAATGCACCCATTGCTATACAGTCAATGACTAATTCTAAAACAGAAGATTATTTAGCAACAATTAAACAGATTGCAGATTTAGAAAATGTAGGAGCAGATATTGTTCGCGTTTCTATACCTACTGTAGAAGCAGTAGAATCTTTTAAAAAAATTAAACAATCTGTTAAAATACCATTAATAGCAGATATACATTTTGATTATAGATTAGCCTTAAAATCGATAAAATATGGAGCAGATTGTTTACGAATAAATCCCGGTAACATTGGTAATAAAAAAAGAGTTTTAGCAATTGTTAATGCTGCAAAAATTAGCAATATACCAATTCGTATAGGCGTTAATTCAGGTTCTTTAGAAAAAGATATATTAAAAAAATACGGTACTCCTACTGCAGACGCTTTAGTCGAATCAGCGATGAACCACGTTGAATATTTCGATTTTTTAAACTTTTATAATTTTAAAATCAGTGTGAAAGCATCCAATATTTTTTTGGCTGTTGAAGCATATAAAAAATTGTCAAAAAAAACATCACAACCATTGCATATAGGAATAACAGAAGCAGGATCATTAAGAACTGGAACAATAAAATCTGCTATTGGATTGGCGCATTTACTCTTACATGGTATTGGAGATACAATACGTGTTTCACTAGCCGCGGATCCCATTGAGGAAGTGAAGGTCGCTTATGACATTTTAAAAATTTTAGGTTTGCGATCAAGAGGAATTAATTTTATTGCGTGTCCTACTTGTTCAAGACAAGAATTTGATGTAATCAATACCGTAAATACATTAGAAAAAAACTTAGAGGATATTTCAACTCCTATGGATGTATCTATTATTGGTTGTATTGTAAATGGAATAGGTGAAGCTAAGACATCTACATTAGGATTAACAGGAGGACATAAAAAAAGTGCAATTTATAAATATGGCATAAGAAAAAAAGAACAAATTAAAAATGTAGATATTATTAAAAAAATGGAAGA encodes the following:
- the trpA gene encoding tryptophan synthase subunit alpha, with amino-acid sequence MKRYDDMFKKLQNLKEGCFVPYIVLGDPSLETSIKIIEVLIKNGADALEIGIPFSDPLADGPTIQKANYRALSRKNNFFQYFETIQKVRKKHINLPIGILIYANLIYNQGIESFYYQCRHAGVDSVLIADVPIEESKIFYSTANKYHIDSIFICPPDADDNFLYQISLLAQGYIYVLSRPGVTGVENNTLSLSKKIIKKIKLYNSIPLLQGFGISNPVQIQKALFSGLSGVICGSAIINIIEKNLTQENTMIKKIKTFSSILKNATKSI
- a CDS encoding pseudouridine synthase, translated to MSEKIQKILARYGYGSRRNIEKIIKSGNVLINNKKILIGQRIDLNNINNIIINGDNVLIKKKISTKVLVYNKPEGEICTRSDFKHRPTVFKKLPILNCQKWISVGRLDLNTSGLLLFTNNGNLANQLMHPSNEIEREYYIRVFGKINKNTMNILKNGVKIKDLYVSFKDIELITTNNRRRNQWLKGIICEGKNREIRRIFETVQCRVNRLIRIRYGNIYLPKELKSGHYFELNSISINNLSKLISIKH
- a CDS encoding DMT family transporter — translated: MNKLKVLFLFSLVSITWGTTWIAMKIAIETIPPFFATGIRFLIAAPLLIVLALYTKTPLLFPIGQRWFQFFISIFYFSIPFTLMLYGGAYVSSSTASVIFANMPVAVLIVSFLYLKKKLFFIQKIGLIISLTSLLIILFIELKTEYFVQWKGILALLVALFSHAVIYAECQKKSCNVSVITFNALPSLLSGIMLSTISWFLESPNIFAISNKSILAILYLGDFSGIFGILSYFYLQKKVSAFYASTVFLVFPIISGFLENYIYQNVILSYEIWFVFPLLIGILLTLISSDFSKKNIKFENTKNIKAS
- the trpB gene encoding tryptophan synthase subunit beta, yielding MTLLNPYFGEFGGMYVPQILMPALLELEQYFVKAQNDTSFHKKFFHLLKNYAGRPTPLTLCKNITKNTNTRIYLKREDLLHGGAHKTNQVLGQALLAIKMKKKEIIAETGAGQHGVATAIACALLNLKCRIYMGYKDIQRQNVNVFRMQLMGAEVIPVKNGSGTLKDACNEALRDWSNSYKDAHYMIGTAAGPHPYPTIVREFQKIIGEETKKQILEKEKKLPDAIIACVGGGSNAIGIFSDFINEKVNLIGVEPGGYGVNTKKHGAPLEHGRPGIFFGMKSYLMQDKEGQIKESYSISAGLDFPSVGPEHAWLKSINRVQYVSITDKEALVAFQILCKQEGIIPALESSHALAYACKLMNMFPEKKQIFIVNLSGRGDKDIFTVHDALKKQGKTDETI
- the trpD gene encoding anthranilate phosphoribosyltransferase; its protein translation is MRNILNKIYSSQSLNQLESYQLFKSIASGSITELELASILTAMKIRGESKEEIVGAILALLEKVKYFPRPKYDFADIVGTGGDVKNTINISTASAFVAASCGLKIVKHCNQGVSSKSGSSNILEKFNINLNASSSQSRKTLDILNICFLFAPKYHHSFQYVKNIRQTLKTRTIFNLLGPFLNPASPPFFVIGVYDKKLINLFIHILKNLKCQRGIVLHGNDTDEVTLNGVTYVSELFNEKIISYELEPKDFGLNVHKNKMIQEKSPEENYHIIKQIMQGKGNKLYEELIAVNVAMLLKIFGFEDLKYNTQLALNKIRSGEVYKYIIKVSNMLKEDQYASNNT
- the trpCF gene encoding bifunctional indole-3-glycerol-phosphate synthase TrpC/phosphoribosylanthranilate isomerase TrpF — translated: MQATILEKIIKNKMKWISFRKHQQPLIQFQRKINTQTRNFYHTLKKDKKPFFILECKKKSPSLGVLRKNFNLTNIAKVYKKYASAISVLTDEKYFDGNFDFINIVKQYAHQPILCKDFFVDVYQVYLARYYNADAILLMLSILEDKQYQELSKLAQELNMGILTEVNNVAELSRAIKLKANIIGINNRNLHDLSIDLNRTAHLSALIPKDIIIISESGIKKYSQIKKLSKFVNGFLVGSHLMTEKTLEIGVRSLIFGNNKVCGLTHSNDAKIIEKCGALYGGLIFVKTSLRKVDDKQAKNIILKNMLRYVGVFQNEDINIVVNIAEKLALHAVQLHGKEDKKYIETLRKTLPKQINIWKAFSIDKTFPSINWNHVNMYVFDSGLGGTNTVFNWSILKNHILENVILAGGINPNNCIEASKLNCSGLDLNSGVEICPGVKDHNKIKLIFQKLRYFV